A single window of Streptomyces sp. NBC_00464 DNA harbors:
- a CDS encoding type 1 glutamine amidotransferase domain-containing protein has translation MPKVLFALTSHGRLGNTGRNTGFYVPEVAHPARVFRDAGWEIAFVSVAGGKPPRDGVKPDDTVTQEFLAANDTALSATPDAASLNAGDYDAIYFAGGHGTMWDFPDAKELADLAAGVYQAGGVVAAVCHGPAGLVNLTLQDGSHLVDGKQVSAFTNEEEDAVGLTDVVPFSLESTLIAKGAKFNKTDNFAEFAVADSRLVTGQNPASAAKVAELTIAELA, from the coding sequence GTGCCGAAGGTATTGTTCGCTCTCACCTCCCACGGCCGGCTCGGCAACACCGGCCGGAACACCGGCTTCTACGTGCCCGAAGTGGCCCACCCCGCCAGGGTCTTCCGCGATGCGGGCTGGGAGATCGCGTTCGTGTCCGTCGCCGGAGGGAAGCCCCCGCGAGACGGCGTCAAGCCCGATGACACGGTGACGCAGGAGTTCCTGGCAGCCAACGACACGGCACTGTCGGCGACTCCGGACGCGGCATCCCTCAACGCCGGGGACTACGACGCCATCTACTTCGCCGGTGGCCACGGGACCATGTGGGACTTCCCCGACGCCAAGGAACTCGCGGACCTGGCCGCCGGTGTCTACCAGGCCGGCGGGGTCGTCGCCGCCGTCTGCCACGGCCCCGCCGGGCTGGTCAACCTCACCCTCCAGGACGGCTCCCACCTCGTGGACGGCAAGCAGGTGTCGGCCTTCACCAATGAGGAGGAGGACGCCGTGGGCCTGACCGACGTCGTCCCGTTCTCTCTTGAGAGCACCCTGATCGCGAAGGGCGCGAAGTTCAACAAGACGGACAACTTCGCGGAGTTCGCCGTCGCCGACAGCCGGCTCGTCACCGGCCAGAACCCCGCCAGCGCTGCGAAGGTCGCCGAGCTGACCATCGCCGAACTGGCCTGA
- a CDS encoding LysR family transcriptional regulator — protein MQLGWLQTFTAVYRTGSFTKAARELGITQPAVTQHIRGLENELGKPLFVRTPQGATPTAEGESLAHGVQGSISDLNAAVARHFGTASSNRPLRLGGPAELVSARVLPSISRLIADGMDVSVTLGEADHLLADLKSGHLDIVVSTIRPRYRGLDAAPLADEEFVLLASPQTAGTLAEGALALDGPRALEKLPLIAYAEALPIFRRYWRTVFDAPPPTRPAVVIPDLRGVLAAVIASAGISVLPTYLCADALAAGTVVPLLEPEVPPLNTFYLATRSGALADHRLAAVHGHLLAQAKDWT, from the coding sequence ATGCAACTGGGCTGGCTGCAAACATTTACAGCCGTGTACCGCACCGGCTCGTTCACCAAAGCGGCGCGCGAACTGGGGATCACACAACCTGCTGTCACCCAGCACATCCGCGGCCTGGAGAACGAGCTCGGCAAACCGCTCTTCGTTCGCACTCCTCAGGGTGCGACACCCACTGCCGAGGGAGAGTCGCTGGCCCACGGGGTCCAAGGCTCCATCAGCGATCTCAACGCCGCCGTCGCCCGGCATTTCGGCACGGCCTCCAGCAACCGGCCGTTACGACTCGGTGGGCCGGCCGAACTGGTCTCGGCACGGGTCCTGCCGTCCATCAGCCGGCTGATCGCCGACGGGATGGACGTCAGCGTCACTCTCGGCGAGGCCGACCATCTCCTGGCGGACCTCAAGTCCGGCCACCTCGACATCGTCGTCTCGACGATCAGGCCACGGTATCGGGGCCTGGACGCCGCACCTTTGGCCGACGAGGAGTTCGTCCTCCTCGCCTCTCCGCAGACCGCCGGCACACTGGCGGAGGGAGCCTTGGCCCTCGACGGGCCCCGGGCACTGGAGAAGCTCCCGCTCATCGCCTACGCGGAGGCCCTGCCGATATTCCGCCGGTACTGGCGCACCGTGTTCGACGCACCGCCTCCTACACGTCCGGCCGTCGTCATCCCCGATCTGCGTGGGGTCCTCGCCGCCGTCATCGCGTCCGCCGGCATCTCGGTCCTGCCCACCTACCTGTGCGCCGACGCACTGGCCGCCGGGACCGTGGTTCCCCTCCTTGAACCGGAGGTGCCGCCACTCAACACCTTTTACCTCGCCACCCGATCCGGTGCGCTGGCCGACCATCGCCTCGCCGCCGTCCACGGCCACCTCCTGGCGCAGGCCAAGGACTGGACGTGA
- a CDS encoding NUDIX domain-containing protein: MARTEYYDDPNAPKPNSLVVAASAVVTDDHGRILLQRRRDNDLWALPGGGMDLTDSLPGAAVREVKEETGLDVEITGLVGTYTDPKHIIAYTDGEVRRQFNVCFTARITGGQLTISDESTELRFVPPEWIEQLPMHHTQRLRLQHFLEQRERPYLG, from the coding sequence GTGGCCCGCACCGAGTACTACGACGACCCCAACGCGCCCAAGCCGAACAGCTTGGTCGTCGCCGCTTCCGCCGTCGTCACTGACGACCACGGGCGCATCCTCCTCCAGCGCCGCCGCGACAACGACCTCTGGGCACTGCCCGGAGGCGGCATGGACCTCACCGACTCCCTGCCAGGCGCAGCCGTCCGCGAGGTCAAAGAGGAGACCGGCCTCGATGTCGAGATCACCGGCCTGGTCGGCACCTACACCGACCCCAAACACATCATCGCCTACACCGACGGCGAGGTCCGGCGACAGTTCAACGTCTGCTTCACCGCCCGCATCACCGGCGGCCAACTGACCATCTCCGACGAGTCCACCGAGCTCCGGTTCGTGCCGCCGGAATGGATTGAGCAACTGCCGATGCACCACACTCAGCGACTCAGGCTCCAACACTTTCTGGAACAGCGCGAAAGGCCGTACCTGGGCTGA
- a CDS encoding DUF7848 domain-containing protein yields the protein MQCAVDGEASPTSEDFAEPQDWVLRHCGQNPSHRSGRRSPTAGARRPASAGRP from the coding sequence ATGCAGTGCGCCGTGGACGGAGAGGCCTCGCCGACAAGCGAGGACTTCGCCGAACCGCAGGATTGGGTCCTGCGGCACTGCGGCCAGAACCCGTCCCACCGGAGCGGGCGGCGGTCGCCGACCGCCGGCGCGCGGCGGCCCGCGTCAGCGGGGCGCCCTTGA